In a genomic window of Luoshenia tenuis:
- the ftsW gene encoding putative lipid II flippase FtsW: MANPNPRVPARSRAASAPQAQPRQGGGKRAADRAGRKKSYDYSILFVTLLLVCIGIVLVYDASYYAASQSKLYNYDGMFFFKKQMFGAAVGLGLMLLTMRIPYKKLEKFKTVGILGAIGLLACVWVPGLGTEANGATRWLNIAGISIQPAELAKFALVLYIAGFVAKDRKRIRSFKNGVLPILLVGGVIAGMVFLQPNLSTAASIGFLMLAMLFVAGANLGHLAVILTGAVGAMVAAVLLDKDGYRFKRYTAFLDPWADASDTGYQLVQSLYALGSGGLFGMGFGNSRQKYLYLPYRESDFIFSIVGEEFGLVGSILLLGIFIFLIWRGIRVALTCKDLFGSLLAAGITAVIAIQVIINVAVVTGSMPPTGVPLPFISAGGTSLMIFMAAIGILLNISRSTRSTP, translated from the coding sequence ATGGCCAATCCCAATCCTAGGGTACCCGCCCGCAGTCGCGCGGCAAGCGCGCCGCAGGCCCAGCCCCGCCAGGGAGGCGGCAAACGGGCCGCAGACCGGGCAGGGCGCAAAAAATCATACGATTATTCCATCCTCTTTGTCACGCTGCTTTTGGTGTGCATCGGCATCGTGCTGGTGTACGATGCCAGCTATTACGCCGCCAGCCAGTCCAAGCTGTACAATTACGACGGCATGTTCTTTTTCAAAAAGCAGATGTTCGGCGCGGCGGTGGGCTTAGGGCTGATGCTTTTGACCATGCGCATCCCCTATAAAAAGCTGGAGAAGTTCAAGACCGTGGGCATCCTGGGGGCCATCGGCCTTCTGGCCTGCGTGTGGGTGCCGGGCCTGGGGACCGAGGCCAACGGCGCGACCCGGTGGCTGAATATCGCGGGCATCTCCATCCAGCCGGCGGAGCTTGCCAAGTTCGCCCTGGTGCTGTACATCGCCGGCTTTGTGGCTAAGGACCGCAAGCGCATCCGCAGCTTTAAAAACGGGGTGCTGCCCATCCTGCTGGTGGGCGGGGTGATCGCCGGGATGGTCTTTTTACAGCCCAACCTGTCCACGGCGGCTTCCATCGGCTTTTTGATGCTGGCCATGCTCTTTGTGGCCGGGGCCAACCTGGGGCACCTGGCGGTGATCCTCACCGGCGCGGTGGGGGCCATGGTGGCCGCGGTACTGTTGGATAAGGACGGCTACCGCTTTAAGCGCTATACCGCGTTTTTAGACCCCTGGGCGGACGCCTCGGATACCGGGTATCAGCTGGTGCAATCCCTTTACGCGCTGGGCTCGGGCGGGCTTTTCGGCATGGGCTTTGGCAACAGCCGCCAAAAGTATCTCTACCTGCCCTACCGGGAGAGCGACTTTATCTTCTCCATCGTGGGGGAGGAGTTTGGCCTGGTGGGGTCGATCCTGCTGCTGGGGATCTTTATCTTCCTGATCTGGCGGGGCATCCGCGTGGCGCTGACCTGTAAAGACCTTTTTGGCTCGCTGCTGGCGGCGGGCATCACGGCGGTCATCGCCATCCAGGTCATCATCAACGTGGCCGTGGTCACCGGCTCCATGCCGCCCACGGGCGTGCCGCTGCCCTTTATCAGCGCGGGCGGCACCAGCCTTATGATCTTTATGGCCGCCATCGGCATCCTGCTCAATATCTCAAGGTCTACCCGCTCCACGCCTTAG
- the murA gene encoding UDP-N-acetylglucosamine 1-carboxyvinyltransferase: MAMIRIRGGRPLHGEYTVPGSKNGALPILAASILCSQGPVTLLGCPHLSDVENMLALLRHLGCQTRWEGDALTIDAQNARVSQMPEELAKVMRSSIFMLGPLLGRFGSAVATYPGGCDIGLRPIDLHLKGLRTLGARITEQAGYIFSDGAALKGGMIHLDYPSVGATENLMMAAALTPGTTRLTNAAREPEIVQLQDFLRAMGADISGAGTETITINGVERLSGCSFPIAADRIVAGTFLVAAAITGGEIALRGAPVEQLAAVEAKLREAGCTLEKDGALWRLRAPAKLGAIESIETQPYPGFPTDMQALFLALCTRGQGASVITENIFENRFRVVPQLARMGARIRVSDRTAIVHGPGRLTGAGVTAPDLRGGAALVVAALAAEGETRIGRVDLIDRGYEHIEQDLSALGADAVRIEG, from the coding sequence ATGGCAATGATCCGGATACGGGGCGGCAGGCCCCTGCACGGAGAATATACCGTGCCCGGTTCTAAAAACGGAGCGCTGCCTATCCTGGCGGCCTCCATCCTGTGCAGCCAGGGCCCGGTGACCCTTTTGGGCTGCCCGCATTTGAGCGATGTGGAGAACATGCTCGCACTGCTGCGGCATTTGGGCTGCCAGACCCGTTGGGAGGGGGACGCCCTGACCATTGATGCGCAAAACGCCCGCGTCAGCCAAATGCCCGAGGAACTGGCCAAGGTGATGCGCTCGTCCATCTTTATGCTGGGCCCTCTGCTGGGCCGGTTTGGCAGCGCGGTAGCCACCTATCCGGGCGGCTGCGACATAGGCCTTAGGCCCATCGACCTGCATTTAAAGGGCTTGCGCACCCTGGGCGCGCGCATTACCGAGCAGGCGGGTTACATATTCAGCGACGGAGCCGCCCTGAAAGGCGGCATGATCCATTTAGACTATCCCAGCGTGGGCGCTACCGAGAATTTGATGATGGCCGCCGCGCTCACTCCCGGCACCACGCGGCTGACCAACGCCGCCCGGGAGCCGGAGATCGTCCAGCTGCAGGACTTCTTGCGGGCCATGGGGGCGGATATCTCGGGCGCGGGCACTGAGACCATTACCATAAACGGCGTGGAGCGGCTTTCCGGGTGCAGCTTCCCCATCGCGGCGGACCGCATCGTGGCCGGTACATTTTTGGTGGCCGCGGCCATCACCGGCGGGGAGATCGCCCTTCGCGGCGCGCCGGTGGAGCAGCTCGCGGCGGTGGAAGCCAAGCTGCGTGAGGCCGGCTGCACATTGGAAAAAGACGGGGCGCTCTGGCGCTTGCGCGCCCCGGCAAAGCTAGGCGCCATCGAATCCATCGAGACCCAGCCCTACCCGGGCTTCCCCACCGATATGCAGGCGCTGTTTCTGGCGCTGTGCACCCGGGGGCAGGGGGCCAGCGTGATCACCGAGAATATCTTTGAGAACCGCTTCCGGGTGGTGCCCCAGCTTGCGCGCATGGGCGCACGCATCCGGGTGAGCGACCGGACGGCCATCGTCCACGGGCCGGGCAGGCTGACCGGCGCTGGCGTTACCGCGCCGGACCTGCGGGGAGGCGCCGCGCTGGTGGTGGCGGCCCTGGCGGCCGAGGGGGAGACCCGCATCGGCCGGGTGGACCTGATCGACCGGGGATATGAGCACATCGAGCAGGACTTAAGCGCCCTGGGCGCAGACGCGGTGCGCATCGAAGGATAA
- a CDS encoding cell division protein FtsQ/DivIB — MAKASKEKKKMKKPSTLVTWLLGLLLALTLAAILNLEVLIVRDVQVYGNETVATEDIVGMAGVALGENIFKVNLDAVKANIEENPYLVVDHIGYKLPDKISIVLHERKARAVLEYLSSYILIDEEGTLLELKSKGEDVPELLVKGVEVVSFTTGKKAELSNPYQMEACGMVLSEFYTQNAQELISEMDLSNPDDITLKTTAGIAVRFGQAKDVEKKVTWVRTLIPQLQAEGKVGTLDVTAAETGASFREEPVS; from the coding sequence ATGGCCAAGGCATCCAAAGAAAAAAAGAAGATGAAAAAACCCAGCACCCTGGTGACCTGGCTGCTGGGCCTGCTGCTGGCGCTGACGCTGGCCGCCATTTTGAACCTCGAGGTGCTGATCGTGCGGGACGTGCAGGTCTACGGCAACGAGACCGTGGCCACCGAGGACATCGTGGGCATGGCGGGCGTAGCCCTGGGGGAGAACATCTTTAAAGTCAACCTGGATGCGGTCAAGGCCAATATTGAGGAGAACCCCTATCTGGTGGTGGATCATATCGGCTACAAGCTGCCCGATAAGATCAGCATCGTCCTGCACGAGCGCAAGGCCCGCGCAGTGCTGGAGTACCTGTCCAGCTATATCCTCATCGACGAGGAGGGCACCCTTCTGGAGCTGAAAAGCAAGGGGGAGGACGTGCCGGAACTGCTGGTCAAGGGCGTGGAGGTGGTCTCCTTTACCACCGGCAAAAAGGCGGAGCTGAGCAACCCCTACCAGATGGAGGCCTGCGGCATGGTGCTCTCTGAGTTTTATACCCAAAACGCCCAGGAGCTGATCAGCGAGATGGACCTGAGCAACCCGGACGACATCACCCTCAAGACCACCGCCGGCATCGCCGTGCGCTTTGGCCAGGCCAAGGATGTGGAAAAGAAGGTGACCTGGGTGCGCACCCTGATCCCTCAGCTTCAGGCCGAGGGCAAGGTGGGCACGCTGGATGTGACCGCCGCCGAGACCGGCGCTAGCTTCCGCGAAGAGCCGGTGAGCTGA
- a CDS encoding cell division FtsA domain-containing protein: MRKEGEAGVDHGAAVLDFGSSKVICAYGTGAPGRAVQIRGANAVYYRDFAIGRDSASPQSWQVAAAQAVERTQARAGVSFDRAYLVLPGPYSRVTCLNASASVTGERVTPRDMRTVLDQAASLYQPDRYAVAHRTPMYYTLDSGEKLLDPAGAVSGHLRVRAALTLADRFFVQRVGAVMDALGLETAGFVPSALGQALKLIPAQVRDGLCILLDAGYHESCVSLVYADSVIFSSTIPVGGWHMATDLALQLNISLAQAERIKRRFAFGLDPEAPDSAILVQVAGGRVSRFDYGAVCAIIEARAMEIVQEAMRAVALSGYTVGADKPLVVTGGAIAPLRGAKAWCADVTGRKVSMPIPVGAVLNTPMDTAAVGGLHLALQQTEDPEKEERSSLFHKLIRKRF, translated from the coding sequence ATGCGCAAAGAGGGGGAAGCGGGCGTGGATCACGGCGCTGCGGTTTTAGACTTTGGCAGTTCCAAAGTGATTTGTGCCTACGGTACCGGCGCCCCCGGCCGTGCGGTGCAGATCAGGGGGGCAAACGCTGTTTATTACCGGGATTTCGCCATCGGGAGGGACAGCGCCAGCCCGCAAAGCTGGCAGGTAGCCGCGGCCCAGGCCGTGGAGCGCACGCAAGCGCGCGCCGGCGTATCGTTTGACAGGGCCTATCTGGTGCTGCCCGGGCCTTACTCCCGGGTAACCTGTTTAAACGCCAGCGCGTCCGTCACCGGGGAGCGGGTAACCCCCCGGGATATGCGGACGGTGCTGGATCAGGCGGCCTCTCTTTACCAGCCGGACCGGTACGCGGTGGCCCACCGCACCCCCATGTATTATACATTGGACAGCGGCGAAAAGCTGCTGGACCCGGCGGGAGCCGTGTCGGGCCATCTGCGGGTGCGCGCGGCGCTTACCCTGGCGGATCGGTTCTTCGTCCAGCGCGTAGGCGCGGTGATGGACGCCCTGGGTCTTGAAACGGCGGGCTTTGTGCCCAGCGCCCTGGGGCAGGCGTTAAAGCTGATCCCCGCGCAGGTGCGCGACGGGCTGTGCATCCTGCTGGATGCAGGCTATCACGAAAGCTGCGTTTCGCTGGTCTATGCCGACAGTGTGATCTTCTCTTCCACCATCCCGGTGGGCGGGTGGCACATGGCGACCGATCTGGCGCTGCAGCTGAACATCTCCCTGGCCCAGGCCGAGCGGATTAAGCGCAGGTTCGCCTTTGGGCTGGACCCGGAGGCGCCGGACAGCGCGATCCTTGTCCAGGTGGCGGGGGGGCGCGTCAGCCGCTTTGACTATGGCGCTGTGTGTGCTATAATTGAAGCGCGGGCGATGGAGATCGTCCAGGAGGCGATGCGGGCCGTGGCGCTTAGCGGTTACACCGTCGGGGCGGACAAGCCCCTGGTGGTGACCGGCGGGGCTATCGCGCCGCTGCGGGGGGCCAAGGCCTGGTGCGCTGATGTCACCGGGCGCAAGGTGTCCATGCCCATTCCGGTGGGCGCGGTGCTCAATACCCCCATGGATACCGCGGCGGTAGGCGGGCTGCACCTGGCGCTGCAACAAACGGAAGACCCGGAAAAGGAGGAGCGATCTTCGCTTTTCCATAAACTCATTCGAAAGCGGTTTTAA
- the ftsZ gene encoding cell division protein FtsZ has protein sequence MMELDNAVNASFAKIKVIGVGGAGNNAVNRMIESQLRNVDFIAINTDHQALTMSKADDTVQIGEKLTKGLGAGANPDAGMKAADESREEIMKHLQGADLVFITAGMGGGTGTGAAPVVAEIAKEMGILTIGVVTKPFMFEGRQRMLNADRGIQELKSKVDTLVIIPNDKLLQVVSKATSIVEAFRVADDVLRQGVQGISDLITMPALINLDFADVRATMFEQGIAHMGIGTAAGEDRAIAAARGAIESPLLETTIEGATAVLINITGNADTLTLMEVNDAASLITSAVHPEANIIFGAGFDDTLGDEIRITVIATGYADAKQDRAAEPIFSQPRATAGSARQASDGLNMPNFMNPPQSVRPAAPAQQAQPSNPAPQQAPRQAPQTDDNGLPSFIRRHK, from the coding sequence ATGATGGAATTGGACAATGCTGTAAACGCGTCTTTTGCCAAAATCAAGGTAATCGGCGTTGGCGGCGCGGGCAACAACGCCGTGAACCGTATGATCGAGAGCCAGCTGCGCAATGTTGACTTTATCGCGATCAATACCGATCATCAGGCGCTGACCATGAGCAAGGCCGACGATACCGTGCAGATCGGCGAAAAGCTGACCAAGGGCCTGGGCGCGGGCGCCAACCCCGATGCGGGCATGAAGGCGGCCGACGAGAGCCGTGAAGAGATCATGAAACATCTCCAGGGCGCGGACCTGGTGTTCATCACCGCCGGTATGGGCGGCGGCACCGGCACCGGCGCGGCCCCCGTGGTGGCCGAGATCGCCAAAGAGATGGGTATTTTGACCATCGGCGTGGTCACCAAGCCCTTTATGTTTGAGGGCCGCCAGCGCATGCTCAATGCCGACCGCGGCATTCAGGAGCTAAAGAGCAAGGTGGATACCCTGGTCATCATCCCCAACGATAAGCTGCTCCAGGTCGTCAGCAAGGCCACCTCCATCGTAGAGGCCTTCCGCGTGGCGGACGACGTGCTGCGCCAGGGCGTGCAGGGCATCTCGGATCTGATCACGATGCCGGCGCTGATCAACCTGGACTTTGCGGACGTGCGCGCCACCATGTTCGAGCAGGGCATCGCCCACATGGGCATTGGCACCGCTGCGGGTGAGGATCGCGCCATCGCCGCGGCCCGCGGGGCCATCGAGTCTCCGCTGCTGGAGACCACCATCGAGGGCGCTACCGCGGTGCTGATCAACATTACCGGCAACGCCGACACCCTGACGCTGATGGAGGTCAACGATGCGGCCAGCCTGATCACCTCGGCTGTGCATCCTGAGGCCAATATCATCTTCGGCGCCGGCTTTGACGATACCCTGGGCGACGAGATCCGCATCACGGTCATCGCCACCGGCTATGCCGATGCCAAGCAGGATCGCGCGGCGGAGCCCATTTTCTCCCAACCCCGGGCGACCGCGGGTTCGGCCCGCCAGGCCAGCGATGGGCTGAATATGCCCAACTTTATGAATCCGCCCCAGTCCGTGCGCCCGGCCGCGCCGGCCCAGCAGGCGCAGCCGTCCAACCCGGCTCCCCAGCAGGCGCCCCGCCAGGCCCCGCAAACCGACGATAACGGCCTTCCGTCCTTTATCCGCCGGCATAAATAA
- a CDS encoding TetR/AcrR family transcriptional regulator — MAQFTKQAIVASFVKLLGQKPLHKITVKDVVEDCGVNRNTFYYYFQDIYALLDEVFQEETRAVLEQGEPFTSWQEGVLHAITFARENKKAIYHIYNSMGRERLRTYLDDVIAKVALEYVQQEARGLNVCQEDIELLAEFYKHALSGMVIEWIRRDMTTEAEPMILNLARLSEGALRAMLEKNGRRNSDAPEDA, encoded by the coding sequence TTGGCACAGTTTACCAAGCAGGCCATCGTGGCGTCCTTTGTTAAATTACTGGGGCAAAAGCCGCTGCATAAGATCACGGTTAAAGATGTGGTGGAGGATTGCGGGGTCAACCGCAATACCTTTTATTATTACTTTCAGGATATTTACGCGCTGCTGGACGAGGTCTTTCAGGAAGAGACCCGCGCCGTGCTGGAGCAGGGGGAGCCCTTTACCTCCTGGCAGGAGGGCGTGCTGCACGCCATCACCTTTGCCAGGGAGAACAAAAAGGCCATCTACCATATCTACAATAGCATGGGGCGGGAGCGGCTGCGCACCTACCTGGACGATGTGATCGCCAAGGTCGCCCTGGAATACGTGCAGCAGGAGGCCAGGGGCCTGAATGTATGCCAGGAGGATATCGAGCTGCTGGCCGAGTTTTACAAGCACGCCCTAAGCGGCATGGTCATCGAGTGGATCCGGCGGGATATGACCACCGAGGCCGAGCCGATGATCCTCAACCTGGCCCGGCTGTCGGAAGGGGCGCTGCGCGCCATGCTGGAAAAGAACGGCCGCAGGAATTCAGACGCGCCAGAAGATGCCTAA
- a CDS encoding methionine adenosyltransferase domain-containing protein: MATLQTARAYCRGQSDSLCGQIADRILDAALSQDPGARMRVDVALAGARAWIGGELSADAQIDYAALVRQTLLQAGYPDLAQRCQVELALRPFAPEAEAGLRRADAGDGDALCQGLYTGYACREGAARFPLAAALAQALCGRLDALRAEGDLPGLLPDGGAFVALRAGRIDALVLCAQHLPSLSTDLVRALLEQKVVAPCLPEGLESAGAQIFINPSGRFTQGGPAAFAGSSGHLESGYGDALGQPSLAGRDATRTCGAYMARYIAKNLVAAGLARRCRVKLCYALGLADPVALEVETFGEGGQAWLGRLVSDTLDLRPAAIIRRFGLRRPLYAKLAACGRFGPGAQGAPWEQEDLAAAWRQNLDGKRGHEE; this comes from the coding sequence ATGGCGACGTTGCAAACGGCCCGGGCCTATTGCAGGGGCCAGAGCGACAGCCTGTGCGGCCAGATAGCCGACCGGATACTGGATGCGGCCCTTTCCCAGGACCCGGGCGCGCGGATGCGGGTGGATGTGGCGCTGGCCGGCGCGCGGGCATGGATCGGAGGCGAGCTGAGCGCCGACGCGCAGATCGACTACGCCGCCCTGGTGCGGCAGACCTTGTTGCAGGCCGGCTATCCCGATCTGGCGCAGCGCTGCCAGGTAGAGCTAGCCCTGCGGCCCTTCGCACCGGAGGCGGAGGCCGGGCTGCGGCGGGCGGACGCGGGAGACGGGGACGCGCTGTGCCAGGGGCTGTACACGGGCTATGCCTGCCGGGAGGGGGCGGCGCGCTTTCCGTTGGCGGCCGCGCTGGCCCAGGCGCTTTGCGGGCGGCTGGATGCGCTGCGCGCCGAAGGCGACCTGCCCGGCTTGCTGCCCGATGGAGGGGCCTTTGTGGCGCTGCGCGCGGGGCGGATCGACGCGCTGGTGCTATGCGCCCAGCACCTGCCCTCGCTCTCCACTGACCTTGTGCGCGCGCTGCTGGAGCAAAAGGTGGTCGCCCCCTGCCTGCCCGAGGGGCTGGAAAGCGCGGGGGCGCAGATCTTTATCAATCCCTCCGGCCGCTTTACCCAGGGCGGGCCGGCGGCCTTTGCCGGCAGTTCCGGCCATCTGGAAAGCGGCTATGGCGATGCGCTGGGGCAGCCCTCCCTTGCCGGGCGGGACGCCACCCGCACCTGCGGGGCGTACATGGCCCGCTACATCGCCAAAAACCTGGTGGCGGCGGGGCTGGCGCGGCGCTGCCGGGTCAAGCTGTGCTACGCCCTGGGCCTGGCAGACCCGGTAGCCCTGGAGGTGGAGACCTTTGGCGAGGGCGGGCAGGCGTGGCTGGGGCGGTTGGTCAGCGATACGCTGGATCTGCGGCCCGCGGCCATCATCCGCCGCTTTGGCCTGCGCCGCCCCCTGTACGCGAAGCTTGCGGCCTGCGGGCGCTTTGGGCCGGGGGCGCAGGGCGCGCCCTGGGAGCAGGAGGACCTGGCCGCGGCCTGGCGGCAAAACCTGGACGGAAAGAGAGGCCATGAAGAATGA
- a CDS encoding efflux RND transporter permease subunit: MIKFGKAVVKLRIPILILAVILLIPSVLGMLNTRINYDMLDYLPEDMDTVKGQNILLEDFGKGAFSLVMVEGMQPRDVSALKAQMEGVPHVETVLWYDSLSDISIPMELLPQKVYDAFNNGDTTLMAVFFDTSTSADETMQAIASIRALAGKQCFVSGMSAMVTDLKDLCEREEPIYVGLAVLLACAAMMLFMDNYLIPFIFLGSIGMAILLNLGTNYFMGEISYITKALSAVLQLAVTMDYSIFLWHSYGEQQARFPGDKKRAMAHAVAATITSVVGSSITTVAGFIALCFMSFTLGFDLGVVMAKGVILGVIGCVTTLPAMILLFDKALQKAQHRPLLPKMDKAARLVTRRSWVFLIVFVALLVPAFYGYMNTATYYDLGEALPKDMAYVIANTKLREEFDMASTHMILADAELPPKQAREMLEEIGQVDGVKFALGFDSVLGSTVPEEVVPDTLKAVLKGDRYQLILVSSQYKVASDAVNSQIDQIGAVLKKYDPSGMLIGEAPCTKDMIEVTDHDFQVVNAISIIAIFVIIALVLKSITLPVILVAVIELAIFINLGIPYYTGVSLPFVAPICISTIQLGATVDYAILMTTRYKRERGMGKTGREAVDIALSASIPSILVSALGFFAATFGVALYSNVDIISSMCSLMARGAIVSMLCVLFILPAMLILFDKVIVRTSLGFRNKNA; encoded by the coding sequence ATGATCAAGTTTGGCAAGGCGGTTGTAAAGCTGCGGATACCGATCCTGATCCTGGCGGTGATCCTGCTGATCCCGTCGGTATTGGGGATGCTGAACACCCGCATCAACTACGATATGCTGGATTACCTGCCGGAGGATATGGATACCGTTAAAGGGCAGAACATCCTGCTGGAGGACTTTGGCAAGGGGGCCTTTTCCCTTGTGATGGTGGAGGGCATGCAGCCCCGGGATGTTTCCGCCCTCAAGGCGCAGATGGAGGGCGTGCCCCACGTGGAGACCGTGCTGTGGTACGATTCGCTATCGGACATCTCCATCCCCATGGAGCTGCTGCCCCAGAAGGTGTACGATGCCTTTAATAACGGGGATACCACCCTGATGGCGGTGTTTTTCGATACCTCCACCTCCGCGGATGAGACCATGCAGGCCATTGCCTCTATCCGCGCCCTGGCGGGCAAGCAGTGCTTCGTCTCCGGGATGAGCGCCATGGTCACCGATCTAAAGGACCTTTGCGAGCGGGAGGAACCCATCTACGTGGGGCTGGCGGTGCTGCTGGCCTGCGCGGCCATGATGCTGTTTATGGATAACTACCTCATCCCCTTTATCTTTCTGGGGTCCATCGGCATGGCCATCCTTTTAAACCTGGGCACCAACTACTTTATGGGGGAGATCTCCTACATCACCAAGGCTCTCTCGGCGGTGCTGCAGCTGGCGGTGACCATGGATTACTCCATCTTCCTGTGGCACAGCTATGGCGAGCAGCAGGCCCGGTTCCCGGGGGATAAAAAGCGGGCCATGGCCCACGCGGTCGCGGCCACCATCACCTCGGTGGTGGGCAGCTCCATCACCACGGTGGCCGGCTTTATCGCCCTTTGCTTTATGAGCTTTACCCTGGGCTTTGACTTAGGTGTGGTCATGGCCAAGGGCGTGATCCTGGGCGTGATCGGCTGCGTGACCACGCTGCCGGCCATGATCCTGCTCTTTGACAAGGCCCTGCAAAAGGCCCAGCACCGGCCGCTTTTGCCCAAAATGGATAAAGCGGCCCGCCTGGTCACCCGCCGCAGCTGGGTGTTCCTCATCGTCTTTGTGGCGCTGCTGGTGCCCGCCTTTTATGGGTACATGAATACCGCCACCTATTACGACCTGGGCGAGGCCCTGCCCAAGGATATGGCGTACGTCATCGCCAACACCAAGCTACGGGAGGAGTTTGACATGGCCTCCACCCACATGATCCTGGCGGACGCGGAACTGCCCCCAAAGCAGGCCCGGGAGATGCTAGAGGAGATCGGGCAGGTGGATGGCGTGAAATTCGCCCTGGGCTTTGATTCGGTGCTGGGTTCCACCGTGCCCGAGGAGGTGGTACCCGATACGCTTAAAGCGGTGCTCAAAGGGGACCGCTACCAGCTGATTCTGGTCTCCTCTCAGTACAAGGTGGCCTCGGATGCGGTCAACAGCCAGATCGACCAGATCGGCGCCGTGCTCAAAAAGTACGATCCCAGCGGCATGCTCATCGGCGAGGCGCCCTGCACTAAGGATATGATCGAGGTGACCGACCACGATTTTCAGGTGGTCAACGCCATCTCCATCATCGCGATCTTCGTGATCATCGCCCTGGTCCTAAAGTCCATCACCCTGCCGGTGATTTTGGTGGCGGTGATCGAGCTGGCCATCTTCATCAACCTGGGGATCCCCTACTATACCGGGGTCTCGCTGCCCTTTGTGGCGCCGATCTGCATCAGCACCATCCAGCTGGGGGCCACGGTGGATTATGCGATTTTGATGACCACCCGCTATAAGCGCGAGCGTGGGATGGGCAAAACGGGGCGCGAGGCGGTGGATATCGCCCTGTCGGCTTCCATCCCATCCATCCTGGTCAGCGCGCTGGGCTTTTTTGCCGCAACCTTCGGCGTGGCGCTGTACTCCAATGTGGATATCATCAGCTCCATGTGCAGCCTGATGGCGCGCGGGGCCATCGTTTCCATGCTGTGCGTGCTGTTCATCCTGCCGGCGATGCTGATTTTGTTTGACAAGGTGATCGTGCGCACCAGCCTGGGCTTCCGAAATAAAAACGCTTGA